A portion of the Bufo gargarizans isolate SCDJY-AF-19 chromosome 7, ASM1485885v1, whole genome shotgun sequence genome contains these proteins:
- the MKRN2OS gene encoding MKRN2 opposite strand protein has protein sequence MAMLREQEGAELPPPLAPCLVKFTHCDRDIYSSAVPQQCPICGQNAVSSWQLEQAPVSIPCPFINAHREKCSFVLRPTKGGFLGEYDGCSDLHVGITSSKGIIHHYNESGSHKDATGWEQCVSIPLVPPDQYALIHQWDSYLEVFSCNEEWLPHRYDEKDHNCYTYALMFINSLLHLQEKRTFTKEEFTAKFVLPRTRRASKYITLCHEVTKNYYYIVDHSTL, from the exons ATGGCGATGTTGAGGGAGCAGGAAGGAGCCGAGCTGCCGCCGCCTCTGGCCCCCTGCCTGGTTAAATTCACTCACTGCGATCGAGATATCTACAGCAGCGCTGTCCCCCAGCAGTGCCCGATCTGTGGGCAAAATGCGGTGAGCTCCTGGCAGCTGGAGCAGGCTCCTGTCAGCATCCCCTGCCCTTTTATTAATGCACACAGGGAAAAATGCTCTTTTGTACTGAGACCAACAAAAGGCGGCTTTTTAGG GGAGTACGATGGCTGCTCAGATCTTCACGTTGGCATCACCAGTTCTAAAG GAATTATCCATCATTACAATGAAAGCGGCTCCCACAAAGACGCTACTGGCTGGGAACAGTGTGTGAGCATACCATTAGTGCCGCCAGACCAATATGCCCTCATCCACCAGTGGGATTCATATCTAGAAGTGTTCTCCTGCAATGAGGAATGGCTTCCTCACAG ATATGATGAAAAAGACCACAACTGCTACACGTATGCCTTAATGTTCATCAACAGTCTCCTACATCTACAAGAGAAGAGAACATTTACCAAGGAGGAATTTACTGCAAAATTTGTATTACCAAGAACCCGCCGAGCATCTAAGTACATCACTCTGTGTCATGAGGTCACCAAAAATTATTACTATATAGTAGATCACTCTACACTCTAG